DNA sequence from the Deinococcus malanensis genome:
GACTGGGCGTCATGCGCCTGCTGCTCGTCGAGGATGACCCGCGGATTGCCCAGCCCACCGCCGGGGCCCTGCGGGAAGCCGGGTATGTGGTCACCTGGGCGCAGAGCGGGCCCGAGGGACTGGAAGCGGCCATGCTGGGGGAGTACCCCCTGATCGTGCTGGACGTGATGCTGCCCGGTCTGGATGGCTTTGAGGTTGCCCGGGAACTGCGGGCGGCTGGCGTGGACTCCGCCATCCTGTTTCTGACCGCACGCAGTGAGCTTGCTGACCGGATCGAGGGTCTGGATCTGGGAGGCGACGCGTATCTGGTCAAACCCTTCGCCATGCCCGAACTGCTGGCGACCCTGCGGGCCCTGTCGCGCCGTGAACGGGGACAGGGCGCACCACGGGTCACGTTTGCCGGTGGACGCGGCACCCTGGACACGGTGGCCCGCACCGTCGGGTGGGACGGCCAAGAGGTCGCGGTTACCGGGCGCGAGTACGCCCTGATCGAGGCGCTGGCCCTGGCCCCCGAACGCTGGTTCACACGTGAGGAACTGCTGGACCGGGTGTGGGGTCCGGAATTCGGCGGTGAGGCCCGCATCGTGGATGTATACGTGCGTTACGTGCGGCGCAAGCTGGCTCCTGAGGCCGTGACCAGCGAACGGGGCCGGGGCTACCGGGCCGAGAATTAAAGGTGGCCGTGCGCCTGCTCCCGCCCCTGACCCTGCGCGCGCGGCTGGCGCTCTGGGCCGCGCTGGCCACCGGACTGGCCACGCTGCTGGTGGCGGCCGGGTTGTTCGTGGCGGTGGGCCGGTTTCTGCGTCAGGCCCAGGAGCAGCGGCTGCTGAGCGCCACGACGGCGGTGCACGGCCGGGTAGAGGACACCCTGCGCCGTCAGGCCGAGAGCGGCGTGGCGTTGCTGCTGGGCTACCAGCTGGACGTGGCCACCCTGCAGCGCCTGCTGGAGAACGACCCCCAGAGCCGCCGCGACCTGGACGTCCGGGTGGTCGCCCACCAGGGGGGTCAACTGGCCCAGGTGCAGACCCCGCGCTTTCCTGAGGGCGTCCGCCGCGACCTGCGTCCCGGTGCATACCTCACGGTGGGAGGCACCCACCTGATCCTGGTCCGGCCCCTGCTAGGCAACCAGGCGCTGCTGCAGGTGGCCACCGATGCCCGCGCTCTGAGCGACGCGCAGCGGGCCTTCGCGCGCGCCCTGGCCTGGCTGCTGCCGGTCTCACTGCTGCTCGCGCTGGGGGTGGGCTGGACGGTGGCCGGGCGGCTGCTGCGCCCGGTGCGGACCCTGGAGCAGGCCGCGCGGCAGGTGGGGGAAAGCGGTGAACTGCGCCGTGCCCTGCCGGGTGCCGGCACCACGGACGAACTCTCGCGTCTGGCGCTGACCCTGCAAGGGAGTTTCGAGCGGCTGGCCGACGCCCGTGACCGCGAGCAGGCGTTTTTGCGGGCCGCCGCGCATGACCTGCGCAGCCCGCTGGCGGCCCTGAGTGCCCGGGTGGAAGGCAGCCTGGCACGGGACCGCGACGCCGCGCGCTACCGCAGTGACCTCCGGGAAATCGGTACCGACCTGACCCGGCTGGCTACCCTGACCAACCATCTGCTGCTGCTGGCCCGCGATCCCAGCGCGGTGGCCCGCGCGCCGGTGCCGCTGCGCGACCTCGCGGCCGATGCCGTGGACCGTGCCCGCGAGCTGACCGAGGCGGACGTCGACCTGCATGCCCCGCAGCCGGTGACGGTGCAGGGGGACCGGGTGCTGCTGGGCCAGGCGGTGTGGAATCTGACCATGAACGCAGTGCGGCACGCCCCAGGAGCCACCGTCACGGTGACGGTCAGCGAAGACGCGACGGGCGCGGCGGTCACCGTCCGCGACGACGGCCCCGGGGTGGACGAAGCGACACTGGCTCGGCTGGGGGAGGCCTTCTACCGGCCCGACGCCAGCCGCACAGGTGACCATCTGGGGCTGGGCGGACACGGTCTGGGGCTGGCGCTGGCCCGCCGCGCCGCCGAACTGCACGGCGGGACCCTGACCCTGCGCAGTGCCCCCGGTGGGGGGTTTACCGCCGTGCTCTGGCTTCCTGCGGTATACACCTCTGGTACGCTCTCGTCATGACAGCGTTGGCGGGCGGAAGCTGGAGTGCCGTGGTGCTGGGCGGCGGCGATCCCGGCGACTCGTTTGCGGCGCGGCACGGCGTGCAGGTCAAGGCCCTGATTCCACTGCGTGGAGAGCCGATGGCCGCCCACGTGCTGCGTGCTCTGCGCGGCAGCGGGCGCGTGGCCCGGATCGCCTACGTGGGGCCGACCACGCCCGAGTTGGACACCCTGGTGGACCTGCGGGTCACCGACCATGGCACCCTGCTGAGCAACCTGGAAGCGGGAGTCGAGGCCCTGCGCGTGGCCGGCCTGCGCCCCGGTGAACGGGTTCTGGTAGTCACCGCGGATATTCCAATGCTGCGGGCGCAGCAGCTGTGCGAGGTGCTGGACAGCGCTCCCGACGCCGCCCTGGTGTATCCGGTGGTGACAAAGCAGGCCTGTGAGGCCGCTTACCCTGGGGTCAAACGGACCTACGTGCGGGTGCGCGACGGCACCTTCACCGGAGGAAACCTGTTTCTGCTGGACCCGGCGCTGATCTCCCAGTTCCTGCCCCGGCTGCGCGAGGTGCTTGACGCCCGCAAGACGCCCTGGAAGCTGGCGGTCCTGATCGGACCCGGGGTGCTGCTGCGTCTGCTGACTGGCCGCCTGAGTGTGGATAAGCTGGAGCAGAAAGTCTCGCAGGTGCTGGGTGTCCCGGCCCGCGCGCTGATTACCTCGCACGCGGCAGTGGGTACCGACGTGGACAAGGAAGAGGACCTGACGCTGGCCGAGGCCCACCTGCCGGCCCTGGAGCCGGCCACCCTAAAATCCGAGTGCAGCGCTCAGATTTAAGCCTCTGCACGTGAAAAAAGGCTAACCTGTTGCCCTTGCGCCCACATGCGGGCGTGTGCATACTGTGCCCCATGCCTCACGTGATCGTCAGCCCCTGCATTGGCACGAAGGACCAGGCGTGCACCGAAGTCTGCCCCGTGGAATGCATCTACGACGCGGGCGAGATGTTTCTGATCCACCCGGATGAGTGCATCGACTGCGGCGCTTGCGTGCCCGCCTGCCCGGTCAGCGCCATCTTTCCGGAAGAGGACGTGCCTGCCGGCGAGGAGTCCTTTATCGCCCGCAACCGCGAACACTTCGGGCTCTGAAGTTCAGCGCTCCCTAACTCCCGGCCACGAACAGGCCGGGAGTTCTGTTGTGGGCCCCTCTTGCTTCCGGCCCATCTGCGCGGCTAGCATGACCGCGCCCGCGTAGCGCGCCGGACAGGAGGTGATGACGTGAACGAACACCCGGAGCAGGAACCGCCCAGTACACCTTTCACGCCATCCCACCACCGGAGGACGCCATGCGCCACACCGACAACAGATCACGCGTGAACACGGGGGGCGGCCCGTGCTGACCTACTACCGCAGCATCGCCGGAAAACTGACCACGGTAGACGGCTATATCGACGGCTGCTGGATCAATGCCGCCGACCCCAGTGCCGAGGAACTGGCCCGCATCAGCCGCGAGACCGGGCTGGATCTGGACTACCTGAGCTATCCGCTGGACCCGGACGAGCGCTCACGCTTCGAGCGCGATAACGGACAGTTGCTGATCATCATGCAGACCAGCTACCGCCTGCCCGAGGACAGCGACATTCTGTATGACACCGTGCCGCTGGGTATTCTGCACACCGATCATTGCCTGGTCACTGTCTGTGCGCTGCCCGAAAACCCGGTCATCAAGGACGTGATCAGCGGACTGGTGCGGCGGGTCAGCACGGCCAAGAAAAACCGCCTGACCCTGCAGTTGTTTCTGCGCAATGCCCAGCGCTTCCTGATCGACGTGCGCCAGATCAACAAGCGGGTGGATACCATCGAGGACAAGCTGGAAAACAGCCAGCAGAACCGCGAGCTGCTCAACCTGCTCAAGCTGGAAAAGAGCCTGGTGTACTTCATGACCGGTCTCAAGGCCAACGAAGCCATGATGGAGCGCGTCAAACGCGACCGCATCTTCGAAATGTACGAGGAAGACTCGGATCTGCTCGACGACGTGCTGATCGAGAACCTGCAGGCCATCGAGATGGCCTCGATCGCCAGCAACATTCTGACCAGCATGGCCGGCGCCTTTGCCAGCGTAATCAGCAACAACGTCAATCAGGTGGTCAAGGTCCTGACCGTGACCACGATTCTGGTGGCCATCCCCACGCTGATCACCAGCATCTTTGGCATGAACGTGCCGCTGCCGTTTCAGGAAAGTCCGGTCGGCATGTGGTTCGTGCTGGCCATTGCGATCACGCTGTCCGGCACCCTGGCCTACCTGTTCTACCGCTGGCGCGTGTTCTAGGGCCGCTGATCGAAAAAATGTCCGGCTGTCCGGGCGGAGCGGAGCTTTCTGTGTGGCAGAGAAAGGCAAAGGCAACGCTGTTGATCCGCACAGGCGTGGTGCCACCCGCTCCGGAGGCAGCTGATTTCTGACTGGGCAGCCGTGCCCCTGGCCAGGACCACACCATACGCGTGGCACGTGGCTGACGGGTCCGTTCTTTCCTTGCCCCGGATCTTCAGACAGGACCCCGGGCAGGACCGGAACATGTGATCGGGGAGCCCGGTCTTGATTTTGCCTGTCTGCGAGGCTTTTGTCAGGCAGCCCGGGATAGGGTCGCGCAAGTGCTTCCTGCCGCCCTCCAGACCGAAATGCCTTCCCTTCACGAACAGCAGTTTCGTCGGCAGGCGCTGCGGGCTGTGATCGCAATCTCGTTGGTGACATCGGTCTTCGCGCTGATCGTGGGTTTTCCACTGAACTGGACGGTTGGCGTCAAGACAGGCCTGGCCTTTCTGATCGTCAAGAACGTGGTGTTCCTCCTGTGGCTCAGGGCTTTTCCCCAGCAGTACGCCCTGGTGGGAGGCATACATTTTCTGATTCTGGCTGGTACAGGCATCTACAAATTTGCTCAGGCCGTGGTGGTGCAGCACATTGCCAACGGCCTGGGAAGCTACTCGTACTGGCTGCCACTGGCCTACGTGGTGGCCTTCCTGGCCTTTTCGGGCCGGGCGGCTCTGGGTGCGTCACTTGGTGTTTTTGGCGCTCTGGCCGCCATAGTGTTGAGCTATGTGACCACAGGCGTGGATCTTGCCGGCCTCAAACGCGAGAACTCCGTGCTGCTGGTTCAGGTGCTGCTGACCCATGCTACCTTTATCAGCTTCTTTCTGCTGTTCGGCGTCCTGCAAAACCGCTACGTCACGGCCATTGCCGAGGCGCAGAGCGAGGCCAGAGCCGGCTACCTCGACGTACTGACGGGCGTCGCCAACCGGCGGCAGCTGATGCTGTGGCTGACCAGCCGGCTGGACCGCACCGAGGCGACCGGTGAGCCGCTCAGCGTCATTCTGTTTGACCTGGACCGCTTCAAGCAGATCAACGACACCTACGGGCACGACTACGGCGACGAGGTGCTGCAGCGTACAGCCGCCGCCGTCGCCGGCACCCTGCGTCGCGGGACCCTGTTCGGCCGCTGGGGCGGCGAGGAATTTCTGGTAATCCTGCCCGCAGCAGCCGTGACAGAGGCCCAGGGCGTGGCCGAACGCGTCCGGCATGCTGTGACAGACGTCAGGTATGACCTGCCGGTTCAGGTGACCATCAGTCTGGGCGTCACACAGGCTCAGCCGGGTGAAAGCCTACAGGCCCTGCTCAAGCGGGCCGACGAAGCGATGTACGCCGCCAAACACGCCGGCCGCAATCAGGTGCAGGCGGCCTGAACCGGGCTGGCCACGGTCCGTGGCTGGTGGAATCAGCTGGGACTGTCTGGCGTGGTCTGCGTGGTGCTGACCTGTGCCTGGGCTGTGCGCGTGGCCAGTATGACGATCACGCTGCCGTCCGGCTGGGTAATTCGCTGGGGCTCGCCGTCGGCTGCCCGTTCCAGGAGTTCATTGAGACGGGCCTGCGCGTCGGCATAGGACCAGCTGGGCAGTCGGTTTGGACTCATGGGATCACCTCTTTGCGGACTCAGGGGAACTGAGACGGGACAGCACCCACGGCTTCAGGGTGCTGCAGACAGAGCAGGGCGCAGCAGGAACTGCAGGGGCGCGCCGGCGCTCAGTCGAGACCGACGGCCAGCAGGGCGCCGAACAGCGCCAGGTTCTTCATGAACTGGGTGCGCTGCTGTTCGCGCTCGCGGCCCTGACGGTCCCAGAAGGGATGGCCGATCACGGTGGTGGGAATCAGGGTGGCCGCCAGGGCGGTGCTGGCTGCGCGGGGGGCCAGGCCCACGGCCAGCAGGGCGCCGGCGCCTACCATCACAGCGCTGCCAAGCTTGACGGCCAGTTCAGGCTCGGGAACCTCGGCACCGTGTGCGGCCCGCACGATCGGGTCGGGGTTCTGAAGATGGTCCAGCCCGTTTTTGATAAAGACGCTTGCCAGCAGCGCCCGGCCGATAAATCCTGTCACGCTCATGCCTGTGTCCCTCCAGTTACGCTGTACTGCTGATGCGAGGAAGTTTACCGCGCTCCACGTATCCGCAGACCTTTAGACACCCTGAATAACGGCCAGCTCACGGCCCAGATCGCCCATGACACTCTGGATGGCCTGCACACCAGTGTTCAGCAACTGGCTGTACTCCGCCAGTGAGATGGGCCCTTCCTCGGCCCCGCCCTGTACCTCGATGACCAGTCCCGTGTCGGTCGCCACCACGTTGAGGTCGGCGCGGGCCACCTTGTCTTCGGCATAGTCCAGGTCCACGCGCACCTCTTCTCCCACCAGACCGACACTGATGGCCCCCACCTTATGGGTCAGTGGCCACTCGCTGAGCCGCCCGGAGTGGATCAGGCGGTCGCAGAAGTCGTGCAGGGCGGCGTGACCCGCCAGAATACTGGCCACCCGTGTGCCGCCATCGGCGACCAGCACGTCGCAGTCCACATAGATGGTCTGGTTGCGGAAGTACTTCAGGTCCACACTGGCGCGCAGGGCGCGGCCCAGCAGACGCTGGATTTCGTGGCGGCGACCGTTCTGCAGGTTGCGTTCGCGGGCCTGACGGTCGTTGGTGGCGCGCGGCAGCATGGCGTACTCGGCCGTCAGCCAGCCTTCTTTCTTGCCGCGCATATGGGGCGCGGGCTTGTCTTCCAGGGTGACGGTGGCCAGGATTTCGGTGCGCCCCATGATCAGGTGGGCACTGCCCGGAGCGTGCGGGTTGACGCCGCGTTTGACGCTGACCGCACGCGGCTCGAGCAGGCCCCGGCCTTCGCGGGGGGGAAACTTGTTGGGTTGGACGCTGGTCATGTGTAGATGGGCTCGATTCTCAGTGGCGTGGTCCGCCCAGAAAAAGCGCGGACAGCCTCTGCGGGAGTGTCTTCCCTATTGTGCACATTTTGTGCACTCAGGGTGGTGATGACCGGCTGCGCCGCTTCCAGGTCACCGGTTACGAGATAGGTCACCCCACCGGGCCGGGTGTGCGGTGTCAGCAGCATGTTCCGGGCGAGCACATTGCGGGTATGCCGCGCCACAGCGGCACCACTGTCGACCAGCACGAAGCGGTCGCCGTATTCCGCCTGGAGACTGGCCGCCAGGAACGGGTAGTGCGTACAGCCCAGCACCAGCTGATCGGCGCCCGCCCCGGCCAGCGGAGCCAGCACATCCCGGAGGACCTCCCGGGTCTGGGGACTGTCGGCCTGCCCGGTTTCGACCAGCGGCACCAGTTCACGGCTGACCGCCTGCAGCACCTGGACCCCAGCCGGCTCGGCAAACTGCCGGATTACATCGGCCAGCAGGGTTCCGCGCAGGGTTCCTGGCGTGGCCAGCACCCCCACCACGCCGCTGCGCGTCGCTTCGACCGCTGGTTTCACGGCCGGCACGAGCCCGACAATCGGCATGGCAAAGCGCGCGCGCAGGTGCGACAGGCTGAAGGCACTCGCCGTGTTGCACGCGACCACCACTGCCTTGACCCCCCGGGCATGCAGGGCGCTCACGGCCCGGTCCGTCAGCTCACGGATATCGTCATCGCTGCGCGCGCCGTAAGGCACGTGGGCCGTATCGGCCAGATACAGGAACTCCTCGTGGGGCATGGCCCGACGCAACTCGGCCAGCACACTCAGGCCGCCCACGCCGCTGTCGAACACGCCCACCGGCGCCGCACTGCTCATCGTGGAGATGATAGGTCAGTCCTGAGCTCTGCGCACCTGTGACGCCTGCTGCCGGTCCAGAGCCTCGATGGCACGCACCGCCACGGCGGCCACCTGCACCAGTTCCGCGCGGGAGTGGCTGAGGTCGGCCCGCG
Encoded proteins:
- a CDS encoding response regulator transcription factor — protein: MRLLLVEDDPRIAQPTAGALREAGYVVTWAQSGPEGLEAAMLGEYPLIVLDVMLPGLDGFEVARELRAAGVDSAILFLTARSELADRIEGLDLGGDAYLVKPFAMPELLATLRALSRRERGQGAPRVTFAGGRGTLDTVARTVGWDGQEVAVTGREYALIEALALAPERWFTREELLDRVWGPEFGGEARIVDVYVRYVRRKLAPEAVTSERGRGYRAEN
- a CDS encoding sensor histidine kinase, which codes for MRLLPPLTLRARLALWAALATGLATLLVAAGLFVAVGRFLRQAQEQRLLSATTAVHGRVEDTLRRQAESGVALLLGYQLDVATLQRLLENDPQSRRDLDVRVVAHQGGQLAQVQTPRFPEGVRRDLRPGAYLTVGGTHLILVRPLLGNQALLQVATDARALSDAQRAFARALAWLLPVSLLLALGVGWTVAGRLLRPVRTLEQAARQVGESGELRRALPGAGTTDELSRLALTLQGSFERLADARDREQAFLRAAAHDLRSPLAALSARVEGSLARDRDAARYRSDLREIGTDLTRLATLTNHLLLLARDPSAVARAPVPLRDLAADAVDRARELTEADVDLHAPQPVTVQGDRVLLGQAVWNLTMNAVRHAPGATVTVTVSEDATGAAVTVRDDGPGVDEATLARLGEAFYRPDASRTGDHLGLGGHGLGLALARRAAELHGGTLTLRSAPGGGFTAVLWLPAVYTSGTLSS
- a CDS encoding nucleotidyltransferase family protein — its product is MTALAGGSWSAVVLGGGDPGDSFAARHGVQVKALIPLRGEPMAAHVLRALRGSGRVARIAYVGPTTPELDTLVDLRVTDHGTLLSNLEAGVEALRVAGLRPGERVLVVTADIPMLRAQQLCEVLDSAPDAALVYPVVTKQACEAAYPGVKRTYVRVRDGTFTGGNLFLLDPALISQFLPRLREVLDARKTPWKLAVLIGPGVLLRLLTGRLSVDKLEQKVSQVLGVPARALITSHAAVGTDVDKEEDLTLAEAHLPALEPATLKSECSAQI
- a CDS encoding ferredoxin produces the protein MPHVIVSPCIGTKDQACTEVCPVECIYDAGEMFLIHPDECIDCGACVPACPVSAIFPEEDVPAGEESFIARNREHFGL
- a CDS encoding magnesium transporter CorA family protein; protein product: MLTYYRSIAGKLTTVDGYIDGCWINAADPSAEELARISRETGLDLDYLSYPLDPDERSRFERDNGQLLIIMQTSYRLPEDSDILYDTVPLGILHTDHCLVTVCALPENPVIKDVISGLVRRVSTAKKNRLTLQLFLRNAQRFLIDVRQINKRVDTIEDKLENSQQNRELLNLLKLEKSLVYFMTGLKANEAMMERVKRDRIFEMYEEDSDLLDDVLIENLQAIEMASIASNILTSMAGAFASVISNNVNQVVKVLTVTTILVAIPTLITSIFGMNVPLPFQESPVGMWFVLAIAITLSGTLAYLFYRWRVF
- a CDS encoding GGDEF domain-containing protein, which translates into the protein MLPAALQTEMPSLHEQQFRRQALRAVIAISLVTSVFALIVGFPLNWTVGVKTGLAFLIVKNVVFLLWLRAFPQQYALVGGIHFLILAGTGIYKFAQAVVVQHIANGLGSYSYWLPLAYVVAFLAFSGRAALGASLGVFGALAAIVLSYVTTGVDLAGLKRENSVLLVQVLLTHATFISFFLLFGVLQNRYVTAIAEAQSEARAGYLDVLTGVANRRQLMLWLTSRLDRTEATGEPLSVILFDLDRFKQINDTYGHDYGDEVLQRTAAAVAGTLRRGTLFGRWGGEEFLVILPAAAVTEAQGVAERVRHAVTDVRYDLPVQVTISLGVTQAQPGESLQALLKRADEAMYAAKHAGRNQVQAA
- a CDS encoding type II toxin-antitoxin system prevent-host-death family antitoxin; the protein is MSPNRLPSWSYADAQARLNELLERAADGEPQRITQPDGSVIVILATRTAQAQVSTTQTTPDSPS
- a CDS encoding DoxX family protein, which gives rise to MSVTGFIGRALLASVFIKNGLDHLQNPDPIVRAAHGAEVPEPELAVKLGSAVMVGAGALLAVGLAPRAASTALAATLIPTTVIGHPFWDRQGREREQQRTQFMKNLALFGALLAVGLD
- the rph gene encoding ribonuclease PH; the encoded protein is MTSVQPNKFPPREGRGLLEPRAVSVKRGVNPHAPGSAHLIMGRTEILATVTLEDKPAPHMRGKKEGWLTAEYAMLPRATNDRQARERNLQNGRRHEIQRLLGRALRASVDLKYFRNQTIYVDCDVLVADGGTRVASILAGHAALHDFCDRLIHSGRLSEWPLTHKVGAISVGLVGEEVRVDLDYAEDKVARADLNVVATDTGLVIEVQGGAEEGPISLAEYSQLLNTGVQAIQSVMGDLGRELAVIQGV
- the murI gene encoding glutamate racemase, which produces MSSAAPVGVFDSGVGGLSVLAELRRAMPHEEFLYLADTAHVPYGARSDDDIRELTDRAVSALHARGVKAVVVACNTASAFSLSHLRARFAMPIVGLVPAVKPAVEATRSGVVGVLATPGTLRGTLLADVIRQFAEPAGVQVLQAVSRELVPLVETGQADSPQTREVLRDVLAPLAGAGADQLVLGCTHYPFLAASLQAEYGDRFVLVDSGAAVARHTRNVLARNMLLTPHTRPGGVTYLVTGDLEAAQPVITTLSAQNVHNREDTPAEAVRAFSGRTTPLRIEPIYT